A genomic stretch from Phoenix dactylifera cultivar Barhee BC4 unplaced genomic scaffold, palm_55x_up_171113_PBpolish2nd_filt_p 000881F, whole genome shotgun sequence includes:
- the LOC120107487 gene encoding protein SOMBRERO-like produces the protein MLPGNGQLTVPPGFRFHPTDEELLYYYLRKKVAYEAIDLDVIRDVDLNKLEPWDLKDKCRIGSGPQNEWYFFSHKDKKYPTGTRTNRATTAGFWKATGRDKSIHLSNSKRIGMRKTLVFYTGRAPHGQKTDWIMHEYRLDDESTEVQEDGWVVCRVFKKKNHQRGFPPEAILEDDLLDPLRANGYVSMEQKQNFQLPCNFSFDNSMHLPQLLSSESTIPPLMSPVSMNALDLECSQNLMKLTSGNGGGHLPHERFTGDWSILDKLLASHQNLDHLIQSKCNPLSQLMDMGSSVQRFPLQHLGCEADLLKFSK, from the exons ATGCTTCCAGGCAACGGGCAGCTCACCGTGCCTCCGGGCTTCCGATTCCACCCAACAGATGAGGAACTCCTCTACTATTACTTGCGGAAGAAAGTGGCCTATGAAGCTATAGATCTTGATGTTATAAGAGATGTGGATCTTAACAAACTCGAACCATGGGATCTTAAAG ACAAGTGTAGAATTGGATCCGGGCCTCAAAATGAGTGGTACTTCTTCAGCCACAAAGACAAGAAATACCCAACCGGAACACGCACCAACAGGGCGACAACTGCCGGTTTCTGGAAAGCAACAGGGAGGGATAAATCTATCCACCTCAGCAACTCAAAGAGGATTGGCATGAGGAAAACCCTAGTCTTCTACACCGGGAGAGCACCTCATGGCCAGAAGACTGACTGGATCATGCATGAGTACCGCCTTGATGATGAAAGTACAGAGGTCCAG GAAGATGGATGGGTTGTTTGTAGggtattcaaaaagaaaaaccatcaGCGCGGCTTCCCTCCCGAAGCCATACTCGAAGATGACCTGCTTGATCCCTTGAGGGCAAACGGGTATGTTTCCATGGAGCAGAAGCAGAACTTCCAGCTGCCGTGCAACTTCTCCTTTGACAACAGCATGCATCTTCCGCAGCTGCTGAGCTCTGAATCCACCATCCCTCCTCTCATGTCTCCGGTCTCCATGAACGCTCTCGACCTCGAGTGCTCCCAGAATCTCATGAAGCTGACATCGGGTAATGGTGGAGGGCATCTCCCACACGAGAGGTTCACTGGAGATTGGTCAATCTTGGACAAGCTCCTTGCGTCCCACCAGAACCTGGACCACCTCATCCAGAGCAAATGCAACCCATTATCTCAGCTCATGGACATGGGTTCATCAGTTCAAAGGTTCCCATTGCAGCATCTTGGCTGTGAGGCTGACCTCTTGAAATTTTCTAAGTAA